One genomic segment of Ignavibacteriota bacterium includes these proteins:
- a CDS encoding serine/threonine protein kinase encodes MKENSNEILFKKFEIQSCFKKDEHSAVYLANHIFLEKKVFLKILNIDTIPDSSIIERFKREAKILAQLEHPNIIKVFDFGMFEKHFYISFEFFESKNLRQVLNSIKLSEENKKNIFLQIVKALDFAHSKNVIHRDIKPENILVNENYEVKLTDFGLAQDSLNNFVTQKYSVVGTPAYMSPEQIQGEQLTFKSDLFSLGITTAELFLGKNIFLGENTNETINNIISFNEDNYETIFQNFSDEINKVLKGLLAFNPNDRFDSCKNILKIFNVESVNSNKIEEKNRNKILLPIFIFFGIISIIFLLKFLLNNFENRNSTEIHNLKTDDFSDTNFTNQPNFKAEKVDSQKLSENEKDENLIPQNDDKIISPENLNSSENIFGELFIKCYPWAKVYLDNKFIETTPLEKNITTKSGNYLLTLVHPDYPKYSDSIKINPKKLTFIEINLDTLFGYFDCQIYPWGEIYLNGEKKGITPLEFPIKLIEGNYKLTLKNPQFSDIETIIKIVKNDTLEMKFNMKNYQ; translated from the coding sequence ATGAAAGAAAATTCAAACGAAATACTTTTTAAAAAATTTGAAATTCAAAGCTGCTTTAAAAAAGATGAACATTCCGCAGTTTATTTGGCAAATCATATTTTTTTAGAAAAAAAAGTGTTTCTAAAAATTTTAAACATTGATACGATTCCGGATTCATCAATTATTGAAAGATTTAAACGGGAAGCTAAAATCCTTGCCCAGCTTGAACATCCGAATATTATTAAAGTTTTTGATTTCGGAATGTTTGAAAAACATTTCTACATTTCGTTCGAATTTTTCGAAAGTAAAAATCTCCGCCAAGTTTTAAATTCTATTAAATTATCTGAAGAAAATAAAAAAAATATTTTTCTGCAAATTGTAAAAGCATTGGATTTTGCTCATTCAAAAAATGTAATTCACAGAGATATTAAACCGGAAAATATTTTAGTAAACGAGAACTATGAAGTTAAATTAACAGATTTTGGTTTGGCTCAAGATTCATTAAACAATTTTGTTACGCAAAAATATTCTGTTGTTGGAACTCCGGCTTATATGTCGCCCGAACAAATTCAAGGTGAACAGTTAACTTTTAAAAGTGATTTATTTTCGCTAGGAATTACGACTGCCGAATTATTTCTTGGAAAAAATATTTTTCTTGGTGAAAATACAAATGAAACAATAAATAATATAATTTCTTTTAACGAAGATAATTACGAAACTATTTTTCAAAATTTTTCCGATGAAATTAACAAAGTTTTAAAAGGATTACTGGCATTTAATCCAAATGACAGATTTGATTCGTGCAAAAATATTTTGAAAATTTTTAATGTTGAAAGTGTTAACTCAAATAAAATTGAAGAAAAAAATAGGAATAAAATTCTTCTTCCCATTTTTATTTTTTTCGGAATTATAAGTATAATTTTTTTGTTGAAATTTTTATTAAACAATTTTGAAAACAGAAATTCAACTGAAATTCATAATCTCAAAACAGATGATTTTTCTGATACAAATTTTACAAATCAACCGAATTTTAAAGCTGAAAAAGTTGATTCTCAAAAATTATCAGAAAATGAAAAAGATGAAAATTTAATTCCGCAAAATGATGATAAAATAATTTCCCCGGAAAATTTAAATTCTTCAGAAAATATTTTCGGCGAACTTTTTATAAAATGTTATCCGTGGGCAAAAGTTTATTTAGATAATAAATTTATAGAAACAACTCCGCTTGAGAAAAATATCACCACAAAATCCGGAAATTATTTGCTCACATTAGTTCATCCGGATTATCCAAAATATTCTGATAGCATTAAAATTAATCCAAAAAAATTAACATTTATTGAAATTAATTTAGATACACTTTTTGGTTACTTCGATTGTCAAATTTATCCGTGGGGAGAAATTTATTTGAACGGAGAAAAGAAAGGAATTACTCCTCTTGAATTTCCAATAAAATTAATTGAAGGAAATTACAAATTAACATTGAAAAATCCCCAATTTTCTGATATTGAAACGATAATCAAAATTGTAAAGAATGATACTTTAGAAATGAAATTCAACATGAAAAATTATCAATAA
- a CDS encoding sigma 54-interacting transcriptional regulator, with translation MKKNFPNINELKNLTKDQYEALYNLSQTLNSASQEEPLIENIIDILIEVTNAERGLFAKYDSETFKFSIVSARNLKKENISDLSNFSSSVMQQVVNKNKPILYHDVQSNPKLTQFESVQLHKITSILGVPIKKNENIWGVILVDSQTDRKEFTDKNLLFLQFFSNLSSITLEKIFEIENLADENIRLKNVLESVDKIPEMIGESKPIKELTKTIFRVANTDATVLILGESGSGKDLVAKAIHKLSPRKNSPYLAQFCGSIPDSLLESELFGYVKGAFTGAIKDKKGLFEIADEGTFFLDEIADISSALQAKLLRVIENKEIIRLGDTKVKKVNVRILTATNKNLKKLVEDGKFREDLYYRLNVFPIRVPTLRERKDDISLLAHNFIESGGNKKIKLNIDAITKLENYSWPGNVRQLQNVLSRAIILSTDGILGEEHIALENEANDISNKSTLRELEKKILLDRLNEFQGNKTLAAKSLDVSVRWIQLKMKEFKSEFE, from the coding sequence ATGAAAAAAAATTTTCCAAATATTAATGAGCTTAAAAATCTTACAAAAGATCAATACGAAGCCTTATATAATTTAAGTCAAACTTTAAATTCAGCTTCACAAGAAGAACCTTTAATTGAAAATATAATTGATATTTTAATTGAAGTTACAAATGCCGAACGAGGTTTATTTGCAAAATACGATTCGGAAACTTTTAAATTCAGTATTGTCTCGGCAAGAAATTTAAAGAAGGAAAATATTTCGGATTTATCAAATTTTTCTTCAAGTGTAATGCAGCAAGTGGTAAATAAAAACAAGCCTATTCTATATCATGATGTTCAATCAAATCCTAAATTAACTCAGTTTGAAAGTGTTCAGCTTCACAAAATAACTTCAATCTTAGGAGTTCCGATTAAAAAGAATGAAAATATTTGGGGAGTTATTTTGGTTGATAGTCAAACCGATAGAAAAGAATTTACTGATAAAAATTTATTGTTTTTACAATTCTTTTCAAATTTGTCATCAATAACTTTAGAGAAAATTTTCGAAATTGAAAATCTTGCCGATGAAAATATCCGCTTGAAAAATGTTTTGGAATCCGTTGATAAAATTCCGGAAATGATTGGTGAAAGTAAACCAATTAAGGAACTTACTAAAACTATTTTCAGAGTTGCAAACACCGATGCAACCGTGTTAATATTGGGCGAAAGCGGTTCCGGAAAAGATCTTGTTGCAAAAGCAATTCACAAATTAAGCCCAAGAAAAAACTCCCCATATTTAGCGCAATTCTGCGGATCAATTCCGGACAGCCTTTTGGAAAGTGAATTATTTGGTTATGTAAAAGGCGCATTTACCGGAGCTATAAAAGATAAAAAAGGACTTTTTGAAATTGCTGACGAAGGAACTTTTTTCTTAGATGAAATTGCGGATATATCAAGTGCACTTCAGGCAAAACTTTTACGTGTAATTGAGAATAAGGAAATAATTAGACTTGGCGATACAAAAGTTAAAAAAGTAAATGTTAGAATTCTTACTGCGACAAATAAAAATCTTAAAAAATTAGTTGAAGATGGAAAATTTAGAGAAGATTTGTATTACCGCCTAAATGTTTTCCCAATTAGAGTTCCCACTTTACGCGAACGAAAAGATGATATTTCTTTACTCGCTCATAATTTTATCGAATCCGGAGGAAATAAAAAAATCAAATTAAATATTGATGCAATTACCAAATTAGAAAATTATTCTTGGCCCGGAAATGTTAGACAATTGCAGAATGTTTTAAGTCGTGCCATAATTTTATCGACAGATGGAATTTTAGGAGAAGAACATATTGCGCTTGAAAATGAAGCAAATGATATTTCAAACAAAAGTACATTAAGAGAATTAGAGAAGAAAATTCTGTTAGATAGATTAAACGAATTTCAAGGGAATAAAACTTTAGCCGCAAAATCTCTCGATGTTTCCGTAAGATGGATTCAATTAAAAATGAAAGAATTTAAAAGTGAATTCGAATGA
- a CDS encoding T9SS type A sorting domain-containing protein, with translation MRKFLIIFLFVTAANWAQFSYWEFYNSMPKPVAGGDIWQNFDNVFIIGGYSDSTQRNTNWVQRYNLSSNLWNLDTMITERFGLVVENYNNQIYFFGGVNSDDTSITGITNWGADINSEMALNYNNNFNRIFSTGHIIGDNFYIIGGNPLPGTRSDTLAYIVEYNLNESVISFKNDTLFTNEDFPEQQMSEVVGDDIFIFGGVINGISQDIYKYNIIDHSYKKLDIKLLEPRAGGRAVLGMDPNQIIIIGGYNESSPALNSVEVFSVFDDQYFIESAMPIQQARYNFMTATLYGYIYIFGGFDENRKVINSIERMNFEAVVNIEEDIKNIPSNFELQQNYPNPFNPTTTIEYSIPIVETGYIPSLQIIVYDVLGREIKTLVNRVQTPGNYKIEFDGSNFPSGVYYYQLKSGTFIQTKKMLLLK, from the coding sequence ATGAGAAAATTTTTAATAATATTTTTATTTGTAACTGCTGCAAATTGGGCGCAGTTTTCATATTGGGAATTTTATAATTCCATGCCAAAACCGGTTGCCGGCGGTGATATTTGGCAGAATTTTGATAATGTTTTCATAATCGGCGGATATTCTGATTCAACTCAAAGAAATACAAATTGGGTGCAAAGATATAATTTATCTTCAAACTTGTGGAATCTTGATACAATGATAACCGAACGATTTGGTTTAGTTGTAGAAAATTATAATAATCAAATTTACTTTTTTGGCGGAGTTAATTCAGATGATACCTCAATTACCGGAATTACAAATTGGGGTGCCGATATTAACAGTGAAATGGCTTTAAATTATAATAATAATTTTAATAGAATTTTTTCAACGGGACATATAATTGGCGATAATTTTTATATCATTGGAGGAAATCCCCTTCCCGGAACTCGTTCTGACACACTTGCATATATTGTTGAATATAATTTAAATGAATCAGTAATTAGTTTTAAAAATGATACACTTTTTACTAATGAAGATTTTCCAGAGCAGCAAATGTCGGAAGTTGTTGGAGACGATATTTTTATTTTCGGCGGAGTTATAAATGGAATTTCGCAAGATATTTATAAATACAATATTATTGATCATAGTTATAAAAAATTAGATATAAAATTATTGGAGCCTCGAGCCGGTGGAAGAGCAGTTCTTGGAATGGATCCAAATCAAATAATTATAATCGGTGGATATAACGAAAGTTCTCCCGCATTAAATTCTGTGGAAGTTTTTTCTGTTTTCGATGATCAATATTTTATTGAATCAGCAATGCCGATTCAACAAGCAAGATATAATTTTATGACAGCAACTTTATATGGTTATATTTATATTTTCGGCGGATTTGATGAAAATAGAAAAGTTATAAATTCAATTGAAAGAATGAATTTTGAAGCAGTAGTAAATATCGAAGAAGATATTAAAAATATTCCAAGTAATTTTGAATTGCAGCAGAATTACCCGAATCCGTTTAACCCAACAACCACAATAGAATATTCAATTCCAATTGTAGAGACGGGATATATCCCGTCTTTACAAATAATTGTTTATGATGTTTTGGGTAGAGAAATTAAAACATTAGTTAATAGAGTTCAAACTCCGGGAAATTATAAAATTGAATTTGATGGAAGTAATTTTCCAAGCGGAGTTTATTACTATCAATTAAAATCCGGTACATTTATTCAGACAAAAAAAATGCTGCTGCTAAAATAA